CGCTCGGCCGGTCCGGCCTCAACGTATCGGCCTACGGGCTTGGCACGAACGCGTTCGGCGGCCGGGCCGACGAACAGACGTCCGTCGCGATCATCCACCACGCGATCGACCACGGCGTCAACCTGATCGACACCGCGAACGTCTACACCGACGCGAACTCCGAGCGGATCATCGGCAAGGCGACGCGCGACCGGCGGGATCGGGTCGTACTCGCGACCAAATGCGCGCTCAAAGTGGGCGACGGCCCCAACGACCAGGGGGCCTCGCGCGGGCACATCATGCGCGAAGTCGAACGCAGCCTCGCGCGGCTTGCAACCGACTACATCGACCTCTACCAGATCCATACGTGGGACGGCCACACGCCGCTCGAGGAGACGCTCCGGGCGCTCGACGATCTCGTCCGCGCCGGCAAGGTCCGCTACGCCGGCTGCTCCAACTACGCCGCCTGGCAGGTGTGCCGGGCGCTCTGGATCAGCGACCGCCGCGGATTCACGCGGTACGAGTCGGTGCAGCCCGCGTATTCGCCGGCCGACCGGCGGATCGAGACCGAGCTCGTCCCGTGCTGTCTCGCCGAAGGTCTCGGCCTCCTGGTCTACTTCCCGCTGGCCGGGGGCGTCCTGACCGGGAAGTACAAGCCGGGGTCGCCGCCGCCCCAGGGGTCGCGGGCGCTCACCCAGCCGCAGTTCGCCAAGCGGCTGAGCGAGCAGAATCTGCGTTTGGCGCAGGACATGGCGGGACTCGCCTCGGAGATCGGCAGTACGGTCTCGCAGCTCACGTTATCTTGGGTGATGCAGCGGCCGGGCATCACGAGCGCGCTCGTCGGTGCCACGAAGATCGCGCAGCAGGAGGAAAATCTCGGGGCGGTCGACCTCAAGGTGCCGCCGCAGATCCTGGACCGCGTCACCGAACTCTCCGCCGCGTTCGTCGCGTTCTAGCACGCGGCGCCCGCGTCGCGGCGTGCCGGCAGTCCGGCGTGAAGGAGCACCGAATGGCTGACGTACCGCACGTCCATGGCTTCTTGTTCTTCCGGGTCCCCGCCGGCCACCACACCACGGCGACGGCGCACGCGGTCTCCACGGCCGCCGGCGACGCGGCCCGGTCGGACGGCGTGGCGGGCCTGTACGCCTACGACCTCCAGGGCCTGCGCGGCGACGTGGACCTCGGGTTTTGGGT
This window of the bacterium genome carries:
- a CDS encoding aldo/keto reductase; translation: MIYRTLGRSGLNVSAYGLGTNAFGGRADEQTSVAIIHHAIDHGVNLIDTANVYTDANSERIIGKATRDRRDRVVLATKCALKVGDGPNDQGASRGHIMREVERSLARLATDYIDLYQIHTWDGHTPLEETLRALDDLVRAGKVRYAGCSNYAAWQVCRALWISDRRGFTRYESVQPAYSPADRRIETELVPCCLAEGLGLLVYFPLAGGVLTGKYKPGSPPPQGSRALTQPQFAKRLSEQNLRLAQDMAGLASEIGSTVSQLTLSWVMQRPGITSALVGATKIAQQEENLGAVDLKVPPQILDRVTELSAAFVAF